The Neobacillus sp. OS1-2 genome includes a window with the following:
- a CDS encoding type IV pilus twitching motility protein PilT, which translates to MKNKIDLLLRTGFEVKASDIHVTVGTPPIMRINGELRRYGKEPLTPLDTEGIAKAVIPENMWDLFKEKRELDFSYGLQGVSRFRINAYFQRSCIALAIRVVPTRIPTLDELGLPAIIKKVADKPQGLVLVTGPTGSGKSTTLASIIQYMNQTQRKHVITLEDPIEYLHKHGGCIIDQREIGFDTNDFANGLRAALRQDPDVILVGEMRDLETIQTAITAAETGHLVLGTLHTSSASATINRIVDVFPPTQQSQIRIQLATVLVSIISQRLFPTTDKKGRKAATEILLNNSAIANLIRNEKIHQIVNVMQTSRAEGMHTLETNMKELVESGAIAKESTTPYIQEKVQ; encoded by the coding sequence ATGAAAAATAAAATTGACCTTCTACTTAGAACCGGATTTGAAGTAAAAGCTTCAGATATCCATGTAACAGTTGGTACCCCGCCGATCATGAGAATCAATGGAGAGTTAAGGAGATATGGGAAGGAACCATTAACACCGTTAGATACGGAAGGAATAGCCAAGGCAGTCATCCCTGAAAATATGTGGGATTTGTTTAAAGAAAAAAGGGAATTGGATTTTTCTTACGGATTGCAAGGAGTCTCAAGGTTTAGGATTAACGCTTATTTTCAACGATCATGTATTGCATTAGCAATAAGGGTTGTGCCTACGAGAATACCGACACTTGATGAACTGGGACTACCTGCTATCATTAAAAAAGTGGCCGATAAACCACAGGGGTTAGTCCTTGTTACCGGTCCTACCGGGAGTGGTAAATCTACTACACTTGCTTCGATTATTCAATATATGAATCAAACACAGCGAAAACATGTGATTACGCTTGAAGACCCAATTGAATACTTGCATAAGCATGGTGGTTGTATCATTGATCAAAGAGAAATAGGATTTGATACGAATGATTTTGCAAATGGATTAAGAGCAGCATTAAGACAGGATCCTGATGTCATTTTAGTGGGAGAGATGAGGGATTTGGAAACTATCCAGACCGCTATTACTGCTGCGGAAACCGGCCATTTGGTTCTAGGGACTTTGCATACCTCGAGTGCTTCTGCAACGATTAATAGAATAGTAGATGTGTTTCCACCTACACAGCAGTCCCAAATTAGAATTCAGTTGGCGACTGTTTTAGTCTCAATCATTTCTCAACGGTTATTTCCAACTACTGATAAAAAGGGTAGGAAAGCAGCTACGGAAATCCTACTAAATAACTCAGCCATTGCCAATCTCATCAGAAATGAAAAGATTCATCAAATCGTAAATGTGATGCAAACCTCCCGAGCTGAGGGGATGCACACACTTGAAACAAATATGAAAGAATTAGTGGAATCAGGTGCCATTGCAAAAGAATCCACTACACCATATATACAGGAAAAGGTGCAATAA